In the Bradyrhizobium guangzhouense genome, one interval contains:
- a CDS encoding amidase, which produces MSTEPALMTLTEVARAIAMKQVSSHEVTRALLHRIAQWQPHLNAFMSIESEAALKAADAADAQLAKGEVRGPLHGVPLAHKDMYYDAGKVATCGSLIRRDFVPSVTSTALQRLKDAGQVRLGTLHLAEFAYGPTGHNAHYGPVRNPWNVAHITGGSSSGSGSAVAARLTYAALGSDTGGSIRFPAHFCGVTGLKTTVGRVSRAGAMPLSQSLDTVGPLARTAEDCALLLALIAGPDPEDSTTSQEPLSDYVAATKGSLKGLKIGVPASYYVDDLDGEVARVLDETIAVLKREGADIVKVELPDQRQLQAAAQLVLAVEAAAFHKRWMIERPQDYGPQTLMRLQNGLAVPAITYLEAMRWRGPALAAHNAATAGVDAVIAPASPVPAPTIEESDVGGGPDAPALLQRLALFTRPVNFLGLPSLTVPSGFTRSGLPVGMQLIGRSFDEATLLTIGAAFQRATDYHERLPKLPS; this is translated from the coding sequence ATGAGCACTGAGCCCGCCCTGATGACGCTCACCGAGGTCGCGCGTGCGATCGCGATGAAGCAGGTCTCCTCGCATGAGGTGACGCGCGCGCTGCTGCATCGCATTGCGCAGTGGCAGCCGCATCTCAATGCCTTCATGTCGATCGAGTCTGAAGCCGCGCTGAAGGCGGCTGACGCTGCCGACGCCCAGCTTGCGAAAGGCGAGGTGCGTGGCCCGCTGCATGGCGTGCCGCTGGCCCACAAGGACATGTATTACGATGCCGGCAAGGTCGCGACCTGCGGCTCGCTGATCCGCCGCGATTTCGTGCCATCAGTGACGTCGACGGCGTTGCAGCGGCTGAAGGACGCCGGCCAGGTCAGGCTCGGCACGCTGCATCTGGCCGAATTCGCCTATGGCCCGACCGGCCACAACGCCCATTACGGCCCGGTGCGCAATCCCTGGAACGTTGCGCATATCACCGGCGGCTCGTCCTCGGGCTCCGGGTCGGCGGTCGCCGCGCGTCTGACCTATGCGGCGCTCGGCTCGGACACCGGCGGCTCGATCCGCTTCCCCGCGCATTTCTGCGGCGTCACGGGGCTGAAGACCACGGTCGGCCGTGTCAGCCGCGCCGGCGCGATGCCGCTGTCGCAATCGCTCGACACGGTCGGCCCGCTCGCCCGCACCGCGGAAGATTGCGCGCTGCTGCTGGCCTTGATCGCCGGTCCCGATCCCGAGGATTCGACCACGAGCCAGGAGCCGCTCTCGGACTACGTCGCCGCGACCAAGGGCTCGCTCAAAGGTCTCAAGATCGGCGTGCCAGCATCCTACTATGTCGATGATCTCGACGGCGAGGTCGCGCGCGTGCTGGACGAGACCATCGCGGTGCTCAAGCGCGAGGGCGCCGACATCGTCAAGGTCGAACTGCCGGATCAGCGGCAATTGCAGGCCGCAGCCCAGCTCGTGCTCGCCGTGGAGGCGGCCGCCTTCCACAAGCGCTGGATGATCGAGCGGCCGCAGGACTATGGCCCACAAACCTTGATGCGGCTTCAGAACGGCCTTGCCGTTCCCGCTATCACCTATCTCGAGGCGATGCGCTGGCGTGGCCCGGCGCTCGCTGCGCACAATGCGGCGACCGCCGGCGTCGACGCGGTGATCGCGCCCGCCTCCCCGGTGCCGGCGCCGACGATCGAGGAGAGCGATGTCGGCGGCGGACCGGATGCGCCGGCACTGTTGCAGCGGCTGGCGCTGTTCACGCGCCCGGTGAACTTCTTGGGCCTGCCGTCGCTGACGGTGCCATCAGGCTTTACCAGAAGCGGCCTCCCGGTCGGCATGCAACTGATCGGCCGCTCCTTCGATGAGGCGACTTTGCTGACCATCGGCGCCGCGTTCCAGCGCGCCACCGACTATCACGAGAGGTTGCCAAAACTGCCGTCATGA
- a CDS encoding ABC transporter ATP-binding protein yields the protein MTETTRSVAMLEPVEDVGGVAQPLLQVNGLTKHFPVRGGLFAAKRTVRAVDNVSFSVAKGETVGIVGESGCGKSTTARLLMHLMPRDDGDIIYDGMTVGQSLSLRELRRGMQMVFQDSYASLNPRLTIEESIAFGPKVHGMADGAARALARELLGKVGLVPANFANRYPHEISGGQRQRVNIARALALSPRLVILDEAVSALDKSVEAQVLNLLADLKREFGLTYLFISHDLNVVRYISDRVLVMYLGEVVELGPVDQVWDAPAHPYTRALLAAMPSPDPDRRTEKPPISGDPPNPIDPPTGCRFHTRCPFAEPLCANATPKLTALDRMGHEAACYMAIPGSGHSRAPREETA from the coding sequence ATGACTGAGACCACAAGATCTGTCGCCATGCTGGAGCCGGTCGAGGACGTCGGCGGCGTCGCGCAGCCGCTGTTGCAGGTCAACGGGCTGACAAAACACTTCCCGGTGCGTGGTGGCCTGTTCGCCGCCAAGCGCACCGTGCGCGCCGTCGACAATGTCTCTTTCTCCGTCGCCAAGGGTGAGACGGTCGGCATCGTCGGTGAATCCGGCTGCGGCAAGTCCACCACCGCGCGCCTCTTGATGCATCTGATGCCGCGCGATGACGGCGACATCATCTACGACGGCATGACCGTCGGACAGTCGTTGTCCTTGCGCGAGCTGCGCCGCGGCATGCAGATGGTGTTCCAGGACTCCTATGCCTCGCTCAATCCGCGCCTGACCATCGAGGAGTCGATCGCGTTCGGCCCCAAGGTCCATGGCATGGCCGATGGCGCGGCGCGCGCGCTGGCGCGCGAGCTGCTTGGCAAGGTCGGCCTGGTCCCGGCAAATTTCGCCAATCGCTATCCGCACGAGATCTCCGGCGGCCAGCGCCAGCGCGTCAACATCGCCCGCGCGCTGGCGTTGTCGCCGCGGCTGGTGATCCTGGACGAGGCCGTCTCCGCGCTCGACAAATCCGTCGAGGCGCAGGTGCTCAACCTGCTCGCCGACCTCAAGCGCGAGTTCGGGCTGACCTACCTCTTCATCAGCCACGATCTCAACGTCGTCCGCTACATCTCGGACCGTGTGCTGGTGATGTATCTCGGCGAGGTCGTCGAGCTCGGTCCGGTCGACCAGGTCTGGGATGCGCCTGCGCATCCCTATACGCGCGCGCTGCTTGCTGCGATGCCGTCCCCGGACCCCGACCGCCGCACCGAGAAGCCGCCGATCTCGGGCGATCCGCCCAATCCGATCGACCCGCCCACGGGCTGCCGCTTCCACACCAGATGTCCCTTTGCGGAGCCGCTCTGCGCAAATGCGACGCCAAAGCTCACCGCGCTGGATAGAATGGGCCATGAGGCCGCCTGCTACATGGCCATTCCGGGATCAGGCCATAGCCGTGCCCCCAGAGAGGAAACCGCATGA
- a CDS encoding ABC transporter permease: MSEFPLSAAAALQGAPATKARGYWATVGRRILRDKVSMACAIVLLLIFVAAILAPWLGLEDPYKGSMIRRLRHIGTSGYPLGTDELGRDMLARLVYGGRLSLMIGILPVILAFGIGTSLGIIAGYVGGKLNTAIMRTVDVFYAFPSVLLAIAISGALGAGILNSIVALTIVFVPQITRVAESVTTGVRVMDFVEAARASGAGPLTIMRVHILGNVLGAIFVYATSLISVSMILAAGLSFLGLGTKPPEPEWGLMLNTLRTAIYVNPWVAALPGAMIFAVSICFNLLSDGLRSAMDIRN, encoded by the coding sequence ATGAGCGAGTTCCCGCTATCCGCCGCCGCCGCGCTGCAGGGCGCGCCCGCGACCAAGGCGCGCGGCTATTGGGCGACCGTCGGCCGTCGTATCCTGCGCGACAAGGTCAGCATGGCCTGCGCGATCGTGCTGCTGTTGATCTTCGTCGCCGCGATCCTCGCGCCCTGGCTTGGCCTGGAAGATCCCTACAAGGGCTCGATGATCCGCCGGCTCCGCCACATCGGCACATCGGGCTATCCTCTCGGCACCGACGAGCTCGGCCGCGACATGCTGGCGCGGCTGGTCTATGGCGGGCGGCTGTCCCTGATGATCGGCATTTTGCCCGTGATTCTCGCCTTCGGCATCGGCACCTCGCTCGGCATCATTGCCGGCTATGTCGGCGGCAAGCTGAACACCGCGATCATGCGCACGGTGGACGTGTTCTACGCCTTCCCCTCCGTGCTGCTGGCGATTGCAATCTCCGGTGCGCTGGGTGCCGGCATCCTCAACTCCATCGTGGCGCTCACCATCGTGTTCGTGCCGCAGATCACCCGCGTTGCCGAGAGCGTCACGACGGGCGTGCGCGTCATGGATTTCGTCGAAGCCGCGCGCGCCTCCGGCGCCGGGCCGCTCACCATCATGCGCGTGCACATCCTCGGCAACGTGCTCGGCGCGATCTTCGTCTATGCCACCAGCCTCATCTCGGTCTCGATGATCCTGGCGGCCGGTCTCTCCTTCCTCGGCCTCGGCACCAAGCCGCCGGAGCCGGAATGGGGCCTGATGCTCAACACGCTGAGGACCGCGATCTACGTCAATCCCTGGGTGGCCGCACTGCCGGGCGCGATGATCTTCGCGGTCTCGATCTGCTTCAATTTGCTCTCGGACGGCCTGCGCAGCGCCATGGACATCAGGAACTAG
- a CDS encoding ABC transporter permease produces MLAYIARRIVYVIPIVISVALVCFLLVHITPGDPLVAVLPADASQELAAQLRAAYGFDRPLPVQFGLWLLRALHGDLGNSIATGRPVLAEVMRAVGNTVTLAIAAAVIGFTMGILLGLIAGYFRETWIDKLATSFAIAGVSVPHYWLGMVLVIVFSVELNWLPAVGAGPNGSNSWGWDWAHLRYLVLPAITTSVIPMGIVTRTVRALTGDILSQDFVEALRAKGLHERGVFRHVIKNAAPTALAVMGLQLGYMLGGSILIETVFSWPGSGFLLNSAIFQRDLPLLQGTILVLALFFVFLNLLVDIAQAAIDPRIKRG; encoded by the coding sequence GTGCTCGCCTACATCGCCAGACGCATCGTCTATGTCATCCCGATCGTCATCAGCGTGGCCCTGGTGTGCTTCCTGCTCGTGCACATCACGCCGGGCGATCCGCTGGTCGCGGTGCTCCCCGCCGATGCCTCGCAGGAGCTCGCGGCGCAGCTCCGCGCCGCCTATGGCTTCGACCGGCCGCTGCCGGTGCAGTTCGGCCTCTGGCTCTTGCGCGCGCTGCATGGCGATCTCGGCAATTCCATCGCCACGGGGCGCCCCGTGCTCGCCGAAGTCATGCGCGCGGTCGGCAACACCGTGACGCTGGCGATTGCGGCCGCCGTCATCGGCTTCACTATGGGCATCCTGCTCGGCCTGATCGCCGGCTATTTCCGCGAGACCTGGATCGACAAGCTCGCGACATCGTTCGCCATCGCCGGCGTCTCAGTGCCGCATTACTGGCTCGGCATGGTGCTCGTCATCGTCTTCTCGGTGGAGCTGAACTGGCTGCCCGCGGTCGGGGCCGGGCCGAACGGCTCCAACTCCTGGGGCTGGGACTGGGCGCATCTGAGATATCTGGTGCTGCCCGCGATCACGACGTCGGTCATCCCGATGGGCATCGTCACCCGCACCGTGCGTGCGCTCACCGGCGATATTCTCAGTCAGGATTTCGTCGAGGCGCTGCGTGCCAAGGGCCTGCATGAGCGCGGCGTCTTCCGCCACGTCATCAAGAACGCCGCGCCCACCGCGCTGGCCGTGATGGGTCTTCAGCTTGGATACATGCTCGGCGGCTCGATCCTGATCGAGACCGTGTTCTCCTGGCCGGGCTCGGGCTTCCTGCTCAACTCCGCAATCTTCCAGCGCGATCTGCCGCTGTTGCAGGGCACGATCCTGGTGCTGGCGCTGTTCTTCGTCTTTCTCAATCTCCTGGTCGACATCGCCCAAGCCGCGATCGATCCGCGCATCAAGCGGGGCTAG